The following DNA comes from Salvia splendens isolate huo1 chromosome 17, SspV2, whole genome shotgun sequence.
attggtaaagtaagagagatgtagagagaaaaggtaattaaagtattgttattggagaatgagtctcattttattagaaagaaaagactttttaaaattagaaagtgcatattcttatgggacggagagagtagttaaataaattttataatttgaaatttcaccacgactttattgattaattattaatttataaataatataataattcatattatataattatatttaaattatttaataattattaattatctttatgataataacaaatatatataaagattacaataatatagttataattatgataactttaattataattatttattatattgaagTTAAGTATGATTTGTAAATTTAATACAttgtaaataataataataataataataataataataataataaaactaattttatattgcattaaatatgtaagaatcctaaaattgggaaaaagaataattaagaaaagttaggTTTCAGAATCTtgaaaagttgtactaactttccttgttctcgggattctgattactttcccagtttgattaaaaacaaaacaaacacatgaatttaaaatttaaggaatcagattactttcccataCAGAATCCtaacaaccaaacatggcccTAAGGTATGCTCATGGACTTCGTATCACTTTtatccattttctttttttaatgtaatttttattttattcctaggaTCAAATTACTATACAATCTCATCGATCTCGTATCAAATCTCATCAATTGAATCACTTTTTCAAAAAGTACACGATATCTAAGTCATACGAATAAATAAATCTATTCAttgataaaaaaagaaaaattgaagaGGGTTGGATCATTATAAAAAGTAAAAGATTTCTTCGTTTTGATAGGAATATACTCTTGATCGAAATCATGGAGAGGTACTTCTTAATCATTTCTACCAACCTAAAGCccaatttgaattatttttttataacaaaaatatcaaCTAATGTACAATTAGTAATGTCAATCGGGTtaacccgttcgggttcgggcaAATCCACTCAGATTGTCGGGCTATTTTGGTGTGGGCTATTCagattatgattttttcgggtaaTAAATTTTCAACTCTAACCCTAACGATTGGGTTTAGGGCTAAACCATCGGGTTATTTAGACCTAAAAACTttcaaaaataatctgttgtatcaaaattttcctcaataaaatgattttaaattttaaataatttttttcttcttagttctagaataatataaaatcttcaattttttatgattttcttCAATAATAGTTGGAGAGAAGTCTTTCATTTCAATCAACTACAACATAAACAAAgaataaatcaattaatttgaattaaagtttgtGTTCGTGTCATTATTTTGGCATTGATCATAGTTAAttctttatgaaaattaaaaagcataTCTTACATGAATCagtattaaaatgataaatatattgagGTTTTGATGAGTTAATTCTTAATTTTGTCTTGATTGGCTTTGGTGGTGGTAAGACAGTACTGACAGATGATGTGACGATGGAATAATGAGTCGAGGTGGAACTTGAAAGTTGATGGTGTGAGATCGAGTGGAAAAGTGAAgaataaaaattgaagaagatTACTGATTGTGCCACATGAAATTCAAAAATACAAAAACCTCTAAAacttaatatatactccattatttgaattttaatcattattcaTAAAAacgttatactccctccgtcccataataaatagcacactttcctttttagtttgtcccacaaaagatgtcacatttcctcttttaaaaaaaattctctctcacattaatataaatatattattttctctctccatctaacaaacaaaacaacatctcctaaaatcccgtgtcaattcccaagtatgtcatctattattggacggaaattacaaataaactcttatATTATAGatagaggaaattacaactgatgtcaagagggctcgaactagGACAAAGACTCTGGACAAATATATTAGTTACTTGCATAGTCTCCATACACAAAAAAACGGTATTGCTAACTTTCTTCTTTGTCTCAGAATTTTGAACCTTTTAGTAACCCCAAAGGAGAAAAACCCTATTGCTATCAAAACTAGCAGGCGTTTCTATCATAGAAAACAATTTGGATGAatagttatactccctccgtcccagtttaagagtcacattttgacATTTAAATTCGTCtcagtttaagagtcacataGAATctaccatatttggacataaaatttagCCTCATTATTCGtcaaatttacactcaaatgtcattactttcataaaaataaaataaaacaaaatcctaaacatacaaaaagtcaaaagggtcCCACTTTTcactacctcacttcaattattattcACTCCAATAATcactacctcacttcaattattacacactccatcaattttttaaaacacgtGTCATAACTAAATCTTATTCTTAAATtaagacagagggagtaataaaatattatagggCTAATAGTcagaaaatatactccctccgtttcacagTATTAgagcatttcattttctgcactcgttctgaaaaaataaataataaatagttaaagtagagagagagtaaagtaaaagagaaaataatgtagaaaatAATCTTTATCTACAATATTCCCTCTTACATTATTCCATTATCTCTCTTACATTATTCTTTCTCCACTTAGACTacttataataatttttttaaaacggaTGCCGTAAATGAAGTGACTCTACTATTATAGAGCAGATGGAAATACTAACTATAGGGCAATTCAGGTATATATCATGCATTTTTTATATTcaatatacataaacttcttactagtatataatcaattttcacgACAAAATATTTTGGCAAAACTAAATCCTATGCAGTGTGTTCAATAAGAATTAGCaagatttttttatgtatttttttattagaaaCTTCATTTTAATTTAGTTTGACAATCCAATATAGCACCTCAAACTAAGACGATatcattttgaaaatttaaacaCGTCGTTTTAGATATAATTTGATATTGGACGATAttcaattttttgaaaaaattagcTCTATATTAAAACGCCCaacataataattttttaaaaaaaactgaaacaTGTAAAGATCAAAACATAAAACGATTTCACAAATTTCCAAGGACAAAAGGAGCTGAAACACATGTAATGTTTAACACGAAGAGTGTAGCAAAGTGCAACATGAGGAAGGTTACCATTGTGGAGACAGTATTTATTTGAATCACAGTAGAATCACAAACATGAAGACTAGTAGTTCCATTTAGCAAATTAATACATTCGTCTTCGTGGATTTATACGTACACGATGTATCGAAGCAAGAATAAGTAAATAGAGCAATTCAAGAAACGGAGATTTAGGTAATGCCATCGGAAACTGACCAGTGATGTCGTCGTATCTGCAGCCGGAGTTTGGAGAAGCCATATCAACAAAGGAAGCCATAACATACCCGTAACGAGTGAAAGGTAATAAGAGACATCATGATGAGCAGCTCCTGTGTTTACATAGTTTGGCCGCAGACAAAGCTGAAACGAGCAATATATATGGTACTGTTACTTCTTTTTCCCACTGCCAATTGTCAGCAGCTCAAAGCTGCGGAGAGTTTCATCTCGGATGCCTCTTGCAGCAGCACGAGTGAAAGAAGAGGATTTGGACTCAAATCCAGGTTGTAATCTCTGAGTGGTTGATATACGACCACTGCCTGACCCGAGCCGGCTATGACGATTGTCACTGGGTTCACCAGAGGAGCTGGGCCTGCTGCTTGACACGACTGCCCTCTTTGAGCTACTGCCGGTCCGAGAAAGCCGACCTCTTTCCGAATCAATTTTCTAGAAAATCAACAAGCAATATTCAGTTGTAAAAACTTTGGTTCTCAAATAAAACGTAACTAAGAAAAAACTTCTGTCAATTTCAGCGCACCACGTCTTTGGATGGTGGTACTTCATCGGATCTGTTTCTCGAGTTTTCTCCATGCAAGCCTGCACCAGAACCATTTCTTCTGCCAAATGCCTCCATTGCACCAGATAATCTGTCCCGAATATCTTGCTTCACTACATGACACATGTGGTCAACATTCATTAGCCATTGACAACTCAATGAGAATTCAAACACGTGTACCAACTTCTTTCTCTTTATCAACACCTAACCTAAATAGATTCTTGTTTTAAGGggttaaaatcaagaaaatagaGACTACCGCTTCACATCTTTTGATATCAAATCATCAacccaaaaaaacaaaaattctaTACTTTCGTGGTTCATATTCTTTCTTGCAACTGCAATCATAATCATCTCTCTTTACCTGGTGTCTTCTCAGCTCTTTCTGCAGGCTGTCCTAGGTTTAAAGGGACTTTTCCTGTTGGGTGCTgacaaagaaaatataaaaaaaaaggaaaaaaaggtaagatttatattttatactaaTTAAAGTGAAGTAATATTAATAAATGACCAAGTGAAAACTAACCCTCGTTTTAGAACTGGAGCCGACTAGTGGATACTTCAGTATTGTCCAATCAAATACATAATCAAATTGGTAACCTGCGATAATGAATTGAAATAAATTTCTGATATTAAGGCTATAAAGTAAAGTTGAAAAAAGCATAGCATAAAAACAAATGTGAACAACCCTATAGAAATGTACCTTCTCGAATAAAGAGGTCTCGGAAAAGTCTCTTCAAGTAAGAATAATCAGGCTTGTCTTCAAATCGCAATGACCGACAATAATGGAAATATGAAATGAACTCTGATGGATAAGATTTACAAAGCACCTGTCCAAAAATGTACAAATAAATTCATATCACCCACCATGTTACACCTGTGGCAATGCAAGATATTCATGGAGCACTTTGCTTTAAAGTTTGCCATGATCATCATAGGGTAACACAAGATAAATTTAATAAGAGCAAGTTACAGTACTTCTACTGGAGTAAGCATCTTTTTCTCGCTGATTCTGTCATACTTCTGCTTTTTTGTGCCAGCTTTTAGTCCCTGCCAAGGAAGGCTGAAAAAGAAGAACATTTAGGGAAGCAAATCAAGCCTAAAGAAGTTTGATGGAAAAAGATATAGATAAAAACTTTAAACTCAACCTTCCTCTTAGAAAATACATGAGGACATAACCAAGAGATTCTAAATCATCCCTTCTGCTTTGTTCTGTAATAAAAGATcacaaacataatttaataaaaccAAGAAGATGCCAAAAAAATTTCTTTCTGTTCTTCTGAGACAGACGAACGAGAAAGTAAATGTTAACTTTAGTATACTGGTAACAAGAAAAATGGTGACTCACCAACTCCTAGATGGGTGTTAACACTAGCATAACGAGCTGTGCCAGTGAGGTTCTTGTTTTCTCTGTACGTAAGAAAGAAATGAGAGAAATATTCTAGGAGAAAGAATCAGCACATATTGTTTGCACATTTAAAGACATGTGAGACAAATTAGATAGATATAAAACAGTATATACATGACAACAGCTAAGACTTGCATTATACccacaaaattattatttcagTATGCAACAGAGCTCGGAATCATCAGATATAAAATAACTAGTACCGGACAGAAGATACCAATCAGTCAAAATTCAAAAGTATTGAACTACTATTCTAGTTGTCATGTAAACGTACGAGCTACGAAGTGCTGTTTCAATCCAATAGAAAATAAACCAGTTTAAGTCATAtgcaatagtagtagtaaaacaAGTTATGCATTGTTACTCCTGTCATACTAAAtaaagattgctagaaagaggAACACAGTGCTAAATAAATACTCCCACCGCCCCAtgttagttgagtcatttcttttgggcacgtgATTTAAGAAAGTAGTGTTAATGGTTAAGTGGATAcgaaataaagtagatgagagaataaagtaggagaaagaagaaaaagtaaagtatgaaagaaaacaaagatTTTTATGCCATAAAGGGAAACAACTCAAGTTATGTGGGACAACCCGAAATGGATTACGACTCAAGTAATGTGGGACAACGCGAAATGGGTTGTGACTCAAATAATTTGGGAGTTGGGACGGATGGGGTATTAGATACAAACATTTACAACCCTATGCAACTTTCTACTCTTTTACATCAGCAATTA
Coding sequences within:
- the LOC121774796 gene encoding casein kinase 1-like protein 10 isoform X1: MDHVIGGKFKLGRKIGSGSFGELYLGVNIQTGEEVAVKLESVKTKHPQLHYESKLYMLLQGGTGIPHLKWFGVEGEYNAMAIDLLGPSLEDLFNYCNRKFSLKTVLMLADQLINRVEYMHSRGFLHRDIKPDNFLMGLGRKANQVYIIDYGLAKKYRDLQTHKHIPYRENKNLTGTARYASVNTHLGVEQSRRDDLESLGYVLMYFLRGSLPWQGLKAGTKKQKYDRISEKKMLTPVEVLCKSYPSEFISYFHYCRSLRFEDKPDYSYLKRLFRDLFIREGYQFDYVFDWTILKYPLVGSSSKTRHPTGKVPLNLGQPAERAEKTPVKQDIRDRLSGAMEAFGRRNGSGAGLHGENSRNRSDEVPPSKDVKIDSERGRLSRTGSSSKRAVVSSSRPSSSGEPSDNRHSRLGSGSGRISTTQRLQPGFESKSSSFTRAAARGIRDETLRSFELLTIGSGKKK
- the LOC121774796 gene encoding casein kinase 1-like protein 11 isoform X2, producing MLLQGGTGIPHLKWFGVEGEYNAMAIDLLGPSLEDLFNYCNRKFSLKTVLMLADQLINRVEYMHSRGFLHRDIKPDNFLMGLGRKANQVYIIDYGLAKKYRDLQTHKHIPYRENKNLTGTARYASVNTHLGVEQSRRDDLESLGYVLMYFLRGSLPWQGLKAGTKKQKYDRISEKKMLTPVEVLCKSYPSEFISYFHYCRSLRFEDKPDYSYLKRLFRDLFIREGYQFDYVFDWTILKYPLVGSSSKTRHPTGKVPLNLGQPAERAEKTPVKQDIRDRLSGAMEAFGRRNGSGAGLHGENSRNRSDEVPPSKDVKIDSERGRLSRTGSSSKRAVVSSSRPSSSGEPSDNRHSRLGSGSGRISTTQRLQPGFESKSSSFTRAAARGIRDETLRSFELLTIGSGKKK